One window of the Tachypleus tridentatus isolate NWPU-2018 chromosome 10, ASM421037v1, whole genome shotgun sequence genome contains the following:
- the LOC143227883 gene encoding NADH dehydrogenase [ubiquinone] 1 beta subcomplex subunit 9-like yields MSYLETRLVSHTVKVCSLYKRALRNLESYIHERPHFRFNAVLLRQRFEENRNITDMRIAKQLIEQGEDELFHKSHYQPLKFPCSPGGVAYERVVGSPDWVLDYWHPLEKAQYPEYFARREQRKKEYIELWEKTYGKPEELPSH; encoded by the exons ATGTCGTACCTCGAAACAAGACTTGTAAGTCATACTGTAAAGGTTTGTAGCTTATACAAAAGGGCTCTGAGAAATCTGGAATCGTATATACACGAAAG GCCACATTTTCGGTTTAATGCAGTATTACTGAGACAACGTTTTGAAGAAAATCGGAACATTACTGACATGAGGATCGCTAAGCAGCTTATTGAGCAAGGAGAAGatgaattatttcataagtcTCATTATCAACCTTTGAAAT ttccTTGTAGTCCTGGAGGAGTAGCTTATGAAAGAGTAGTTGGGTCCCCTGACTGG gTCTTGGATTACTGGCATCCACTTGAGAAAGCACAGTATCCTGAATATTTTGCCAGAAGAGAGCAAAGGAAGAAGGAATATATAGAACTATGGGAGAAAACCTATGGGAAGCCAGAAGAATTGCCCTCTCACTAA
- the LOC143228619 gene encoding cuticlin-4-like codes for MPQIINIDVQCQKETMAIRIEFSSPFNGVIYSKGYYSNTNCIYVVPNNGRSVYEFTIYLDRCGTQFVDQFNQGGQAYLENTIIIQNEPGFQEVWDTARHIRCLWTGQFEKTVTSSINIDMLDIISITYSGDSVDSYMDIQVGRGPFAVPVTGLVRIGDTLTAVIYVQGTDNFDIHVKECIAHSGDVSKGIQLTDVRGCVIKKKLMGPWQKTRQTGNTGASIIAYSFFQAFKFPDTMEVFLECNIEICKFQCQDFCTEFPQARSGRKKRDTRGGVKVIKKTKTASSGFTTPLNQSACCVESSCGSRRYYIF; via the exons ATGCCACAAATTATCAACATTGACGTCCAGTGTCAGAAGGAAACAATGGCCATCAGGATTGAGTTCAGTAGTCCATTCAACGGAGTTATTTATTCTAAAGGATATTACAG tAATACGAATTGTATTTATGTGGTGCCGAACAATGGAAGATCCGTTTACGAATTCACCATTTACCTTGATCGTTGTGGTACCCAATTTGTAGATCAATTCAATCAAGGTGGTCAGGCTTATTTAGAGAACACTATAATAATCCAAAATGAGCCTGGTTTTCAAGAAGTATGGGATACTGCACGACACATTCGTTGTCTCTGGACAGGTCAGTTCGAGAAGACTGTGACGTCCAGTATTAACATAGACATGCTGGATATAATCTCTATAACCTACAGCGGAGATTCTGTAGACAGTTATATGGATATCCAAGTTGGACGAGGGCCATTTGCTGTTCCTGTCACAGGATTGGTCAGAATTGGCGATACTTTAACAGCAGTTATCTATGTACAAGGCACTGACAATTTTGACATTCACGTGAAGGAATGTATTGCACATTCTGGAGATGTCAGTAAGGGCATCCAACTTACTGATGTACGAGGATGTGTAATAAAGAAGAAGTTGATGGGCCCATGGCAGAAAACAAGACAGACAGGGAACACTGGGGCAAGCATCATTGCTTACTCTTTTTTCCAAGCCTTCAAATTTCCTGACACAATGGAAGTGTTCCTGGAATGCAACATTGAAATATGCAAGTTCCAATGTCAAGATTTCTGTACAGAATTCCCACAAGCTCGGTCAGGACGAAAGAAGAGAGATACTCGTGGTGGAGTAAAGGTGATAAAGAAGACAAAGACGGCATCCTCAGGCTTCACGACACCGTTGAACCAATCCGCTTGTTGCGTGGAATCGAGTTGTGGCTCCAGAAGATATTATATTTTCTGA